A part of Limihaloglobus sulfuriphilus genomic DNA contains:
- a CDS encoding methylated-DNA--[protein]-cysteine S-methyltransferase, whose amino-acid sequence MDQQYCVFETGWGTTGFAAFERRLTHLWLPGSIGDDMPANGFRKNQRLMPELRKRIVGYFDRGVMDGFCDVDILLDKSDFARRVLLECRKLRPGETISYSALGARAGSPKAARAVGSIMANNPLPLIIPCHRVINAAGTAGGFMGSTVDTTGLKRRMLELERKIVTFTTGRPRK is encoded by the coding sequence ATGGATCAGCAATACTGCGTTTTTGAAACCGGCTGGGGAACAACGGGGTTCGCGGCTTTTGAACGGAGGCTAACACACCTCTGGCTGCCGGGCAGTATCGGTGATGATATGCCGGCAAATGGGTTTCGTAAAAATCAGCGTCTTATGCCCGAGTTGCGGAAACGTATTGTAGGTTATTTCGACAGGGGAGTAATGGACGGTTTCTGCGATGTTGATATTTTGCTTGATAAAAGCGATTTTGCCCGCAGGGTGCTGCTTGAATGCAGAAAGCTCAGGCCCGGAGAGACAATAAGCTATTCGGCTCTTGGAGCCCGGGCAGGCTCTCCCAAAGCCGCCAGAGCGGTCGGCAGTATAATGGCGAATAATCCTCTGCCGCTGATTATTCCCTGCCACAGGGTTATAAACGCTGCCGGAACGGCGGGGGGATTCATGGGCAGTACAGTTGATACAACCGGCCTGAAACGGCGGATGCTTGAGCTTGAACGGAAGATAGTAACCTTCACGACCGGCCGCCCCCGCAAATAA
- a CDS encoding type II secretion system protein: MKRKKGFTLIELLVVISIIALLMAILMPSLQRARNMAKNVVCRSNLRSCGLLFIMFAEDHGGKLMESGNSIKEMSWQTQLYPYYGQSADVMVCPNTSENRPAPHNSKPFWRYQEVKGAGDSDVTGYDLVRVGDEYYSYGMNNWILSPKNEKDGLMGNDFDSYWRGFSTLDNADQIPVFGDHHGANGGWPKYNDMPPRYDGEPATSNTKDLMRRWTINRHDGNINMVFVDGSARTVGLKENWTLLWHRGFDTKGPWTLAGAGDAAAARWNRYAPWMKSFKVY, encoded by the coding sequence ATGAAACGTAAAAAAGGTTTTACACTTATTGAACTGCTTGTGGTGATTTCGATTATTGCCCTGTTGATGGCAATCCTTATGCCTTCACTACAGAGAGCGCGGAATATGGCTAAGAATGTTGTATGCCGTTCAAACCTCCGTTCATGCGGGCTGCTTTTTATAATGTTTGCCGAAGACCACGGCGGCAAATTGATGGAGTCGGGCAACAGCATCAAGGAGATGAGCTGGCAGACTCAGCTTTATCCCTATTACGGCCAGTCCGCTGATGTTATGGTATGTCCCAATACATCTGAAAACAGGCCTGCGCCGCACAATTCAAAGCCTTTCTGGAGGTACCAGGAGGTAAAGGGTGCCGGCGATTCAGATGTAACCGGATACGATCTGGTGCGTGTTGGGGATGAATACTACAGCTATGGAATGAACAACTGGATTCTAAGCCCTAAAAACGAAAAAGACGGATTAATGGGAAATGATTTTGACAGTTACTGGCGAGGTTTCAGCACTCTCGACAATGCAGACCAGATTCCCGTGTTTGGTGACCATCACGGTGCCAACGGCGGCTGGCCGAAATATAACGATATGCCGCCGCGGTATGATGGCGAACCCGCAACCAGCAACACCAAGGATTTAATGCGCCGCTGGACGATAAACCGCCACGACGGCAATATCAATATGGTATTTGTTGACGGCTCTGCCCGAACTGTAGGGCTTAAAGAAAACTGGACGCTTCTCTGGCACAGGGGCTTTGATACAAAAGGGCCCTGGACTCTTGCAGGAGCCGGGGATGCCGCCGCCGCAAGGTGGAACCGCTATGCACCCTGGATGAAGAGCTTTAAAGTTTATTAA
- the thrC gene encoding threonine synthase — protein MNISAIQKCINPDCGSEFDCGQAMFKCPDCGDLLDILYDWDKTTVPAKMSDFANRWATRNNPLDFSGVWRFRELLNFCEDKHRVTVGEGQTLLQQNDELAAFLGMDKGSLHLEYEGMNPSGSFKDNGMTAAFSHAVMVGAKSCACASTGNTSAAVALYAHACGMKCTVFIGSGRIAFGKLSQAMDYGANTIQIQGDFDDCMKQVQEVCTRLNIYLLNSLNPFRLEGQKTIMYRIIEGLGWEVPDWIIVPGGNLGNSSAFGKAFFELKELGLIDRIPRLAIINAAGADTLSYLVNERGLKWNGGNVNMKEVQALYADFTARHFSPHTIASAIEISRPVNLKKCLRSIDICDGIVRKVTDEQICDAKALVGRYGMGCEPASAATIAGLRDMLADGTIGKSERVACVLTGHLLKDPDKTVSYHKNSEGEFSNPPVESANDIEEIIKHIV, from the coding sequence ATGAATATATCAGCGATTCAAAAGTGTATAAACCCTGATTGCGGCAGCGAATTTGACTGCGGCCAGGCAATGTTCAAATGCCCCGACTGCGGAGATCTGCTCGATATTTTATATGACTGGGATAAAACCACGGTACCTGCAAAAATGAGCGATTTCGCCAATCGCTGGGCAACACGCAATAACCCGCTCGATTTTTCGGGTGTCTGGCGGTTTCGCGAGCTGCTCAACTTTTGTGAGGATAAGCATCGTGTAACCGTTGGCGAGGGCCAGACACTGCTTCAGCAGAATGATGAGCTGGCGGCCTTTCTGGGTATGGACAAAGGCTCTCTGCACCTTGAGTACGAGGGCATGAACCCATCGGGCTCTTTCAAGGACAACGGCATGACGGCGGCTTTCAGCCATGCGGTTATGGTAGGAGCAAAATCCTGCGCATGCGCATCAACGGGCAACACCTCCGCGGCGGTGGCTCTGTATGCTCACGCCTGCGGCATGAAGTGCACCGTATTTATCGGCTCGGGGCGTATCGCTTTCGGCAAGCTCAGCCAGGCCATGGACTACGGCGCCAACACAATCCAGATACAGGGCGATTTTGATGACTGCATGAAACAGGTGCAGGAAGTCTGTACGCGTCTGAATATATACCTGCTAAACTCGCTCAACCCATTCCGGCTTGAAGGGCAGAAAACGATTATGTACCGCATTATTGAGGGCCTGGGCTGGGAGGTTCCCGACTGGATTATCGTGCCCGGCGGCAACCTCGGCAATTCCAGCGCTTTCGGCAAGGCGTTTTTTGAGCTTAAAGAGCTGGGCCTGATTGACAGGATACCCCGGCTGGCGATAATAAACGCCGCCGGTGCAGATACTCTTTCCTACCTGGTAAACGAACGCGGCTTGAAATGGAACGGCGGCAATGTTAATATGAAGGAGGTTCAAGCCCTTTATGCCGACTTTACCGCGAGACATTTTTCGCCTCACACAATTGCCTCGGCGATAGAAATATCCCGTCCGGTAAACCTGAAAAAATGTCTCCGTTCTATCGACATCTGTGACGGCATTGTACGCAAGGTTACTGATGAGCAGATTTGCGATGCCAAGGCTCTTGTCGGCCGTTACGGCATGGGCTGTGAACCGGCTTCGGCGGCGACAATCGCCGGGCTGCGGGATATGCTTGCTGACGGCACTATCGGCAAATCCGAAAGGGTCGCCTGTGTGCTGACGGGGCATCTGCTCAAGGATCCGGACAAAACGGTAAGCTATCATAAGAACAGCGAAGGCGAGTTCAGCAATCCTCCGGTTGAGTCCGCAAACGATATTGAAGAGATTATCAAACATATCGTCTAA
- a CDS encoding LamG domain-containing protein: protein MAKKMLYFVSLFILTISVNAGSVNWWGPVGGADGDWCLTDNWFEMVLPTSADDVYIDDPGAGNCVVDGGCTTECLYLYVGSTADLADKGLIVNSGTVEVGQQVRLGWAAGSGGKLTLNGGTIYEPNSQNFLSRMGNAVLEINGGHYDLTTRFFLIGEFAPGTGTLNMNDGQITCGNFNLCRGNASTSPGNGYVNMTGGLIQAAAVQFNPANRGTEGEFESKITLAGGEIKTNNLVMNLNSEFEIGGTGVLTLAGNDSAAVAGYVAEGKFYSSDGYKPPTIEVTTDDQNNTITVVTAELIGPEAWDPTPVNNTTVSSADINTLVLEWQAGSDAVEHDVYFGDDYDAVLAADTNTAGIYKGRQAATAWDVDITLALNGDYYWRVDEVDDQGGIVTGEVWGFDVESMLPLEYFETYADTEALQAVWNGSPELETTIVRSDAGAMKFVYDTTAAPYYDEVTCTSPAITDFTAENVQSLRLSIRGMETNSPEMLYVGIADGSGNSATVMFDGEPADFIMYDWQVDSDGSPSWVDYYFDLGEFAAAGVDLTDVVSYSVGVGDGAAEGGTGTIYVDDIRLYTFICRQFDGDSDLTGNCEINLNDFVEIAQDWGMTGGSFAAAEPAVSPVIYYAFEDGTGGTSVDSSGNSFDGEIKLVEEYTAASPTWAGDGVASSRWSGTGCLVLDGTYAIEVPTASLAGVTDEVTFSIWAYGDPANQPNDNALILAAMNPDVENLHVFKFHAPWYIASGAPNYTWASSSDFLRWTVEQPGDFAGKWNHFALTKNVTEGTQKIYKNGVLIAQMNGVEDLSHAPDVTDFSIGGRFDFNKWVWYGKIDEFRMYDKELSQAEIVWLANEENIVQDLVSNADPSGDGVVGIADFEIVAADWLEEILWPAAE from the coding sequence ATGGCAAAAAAAATGTTGTATTTTGTGAGTCTTTTTATTTTGACAATCAGTGTCAATGCCGGCAGTGTTAACTGGTGGGGGCCGGTTGGCGGAGCAGACGGTGACTGGTGTTTAACCGACAACTGGTTTGAAATGGTACTGCCCACTTCCGCTGACGATGTTTACATTGATGATCCGGGTGCCGGCAACTGCGTTGTTGACGGCGGCTGCACGACAGAATGTCTCTACCTGTATGTCGGCAGCACGGCTGATCTGGCGGACAAGGGCCTGATAGTCAATTCAGGCACTGTCGAGGTTGGCCAGCAGGTTCGTCTGGGTTGGGCTGCCGGTTCCGGCGGGAAGCTAACGCTCAATGGCGGTACAATTTATGAACCCAACTCACAGAACTTTCTGAGCCGTATGGGCAATGCGGTACTGGAAATCAATGGCGGTCATTATGATCTTACAACGCGTTTTTTTCTTATAGGCGAGTTTGCACCCGGTACAGGTACTCTTAACATGAACGACGGCCAGATAACCTGCGGCAACTTCAACCTTTGCCGTGGTAATGCCAGTACTTCCCCCGGTAATGGTTATGTTAATATGACCGGTGGGCTTATACAAGCAGCCGCGGTTCAGTTCAACCCGGCTAACAGGGGCACTGAAGGTGAATTTGAGTCAAAGATCACCCTTGCCGGCGGTGAGATCAAGACGAACAATCTTGTTATGAACCTGAATTCAGAGTTCGAGATTGGCGGAACAGGTGTATTAACCCTCGCAGGTAATGATTCCGCGGCGGTAGCCGGTTATGTCGCCGAAGGTAAATTCTATTCTTCAGACGGCTACAAACCACCGACAATTGAGGTTACAACAGATGATCAGAATAACACAATAACAGTGGTAACCGCTGAGCTGATAGGCCCTGAAGCCTGGGATCCGACACCGGTTAATAATACTACTGTAAGCTCGGCCGACATAAATACGCTTGTCCTTGAATGGCAGGCCGGCTCCGATGCGGTAGAGCATGATGTCTATTTCGGCGATGACTACGATGCTGTTTTGGCAGCTGATACCAATACAGCCGGTATATATAAAGGCCGCCAGGCAGCAACAGCCTGGGATGTTGACATCACACTCGCTCTAAACGGAGATTATTACTGGCGGGTTGATGAGGTTGACGACCAGGGCGGTATTGTAACAGGCGAGGTATGGGGCTTTGATGTAGAGTCAATGCTTCCGCTTGAATACTTCGAGACGTATGCAGACACTGAAGCGCTTCAGGCCGTATGGAATGGCTCGCCCGAGCTTGAGACAACAATTGTACGTTCAGACGCCGGAGCAATGAAATTTGTATATGACACCACAGCGGCTCCTTACTATGATGAAGTTACCTGTACCTCACCGGCTATAACTGATTTTACAGCCGAAAATGTTCAGTCGCTGCGTCTTAGTATCCGCGGCATGGAAACCAATTCGCCTGAAATGCTTTATGTGGGAATTGCTGATGGAAGCGGAAACAGCGCAACGGTGATGTTTGACGGCGAACCGGCAGATTTCATTATGTATGACTGGCAGGTTGACTCAGACGGCAGCCCGTCATGGGTTGACTACTACTTCGATCTCGGTGAATTTGCCGCGGCAGGCGTTGACCTTACAGATGTAGTTTCTTACTCTGTCGGGGTAGGCGACGGAGCTGCAGAGGGCGGAACAGGCACCATCTATGTAGATGATATCCGCCTGTACACCTTTATCTGCCGCCAGTTTGATGGTGATTCCGACCTTACCGGCAACTGCGAGATAAACCTCAACGATTTTGTAGAAATTGCGCAGGATTGGGGTATGACCGGCGGTTCATTTGCAGCAGCCGAGCCGGCGGTATCACCTGTGATCTACTACGCTTTTGAAGACGGCACCGGCGGAACCTCAGTGGACTCTTCCGGTAACAGCTTTGACGGTGAGATCAAACTTGTAGAGGAATACACCGCAGCAAGCCCAACCTGGGCCGGCGACGGCGTTGCCAGCTCACGTTGGAGCGGAACCGGATGTCTTGTACTTGACGGGACTTACGCGATAGAAGTTCCGACTGCTTCGCTGGCCGGCGTTACCGATGAGGTTACTTTCTCGATCTGGGCATACGGCGACCCTGCGAACCAGCCAAATGACAATGCCCTTATTCTTGCGGCCATGAATCCGGATGTTGAGAATCTGCATGTGTTTAAGTTCCATGCTCCGTGGTACATAGCGAGCGGTGCTCCGAACTATACCTGGGCATCAAGCAGTGACTTCCTGAGATGGACAGTTGAGCAGCCCGGCGATTTTGCAGGCAAGTGGAACCACTTTGCTCTGACAAAAAACGTTACAGAAGGAACCCAGAAGATATACAAAAATGGAGTTCTCATCGCCCAGATGAATGGGGTTGAGGACTTGTCGCATGCTCCTGATGTAACGGACTTTAGCATCGGCGGACGCTTTGATTTCAACAAGTGGGTCTGGTACGGTAAGATCGATGAGTTCCGTATGTATGACAAAGAACTCTCTCAGGCCGAGATTGTCTGGCTTGCAAATGAGGAAAATATCGTTCAGGACCTCGTGTCCAACGCAGACCCCTCAGGGGACGGTGTTGTAGGCATTGCAGACTTTGAAATAGTCGCGGCGGACTGGCTTGAAGAAATTCTCTGGCCGGCTGCTGAATAG
- a CDS encoding mechanosensitive ion channel domain-containing protein, with translation MLNARHIICGFQVFFFLFAGAAFSIAQPQSSLDSTALPPAGEPAVSESAVTLTIEQVEAELSRTESLSNVPEETLASAGDLLNKAIAQLKLAQNHSQTRQQYISDRQQIPQRREAVKEQLSNAGGFSEPQVPAEMTLEQMEQRLNEAQTQIAESYRVYKELMAEPKRREQRLAAIPAEVLTIRETIDSLEARFNLKAFTGEDLLSRANMYYIQAQIQAKKALLESLLEEQLFYNTAGELLSLRRDLSASRLENDHKTFSFWQEKTAQARKTDAEKTAKEALTAKQIAQTAHPLLQKAAEYNSELAKKQTQIVAKIEEVSQYRLKILEKRARLQMDYKELREDIEVAGKVTDVMGVILLTKRNSLPDPAKYRKNINERLSEMSIARFESRNFDREWARLANVEREAKDVIEQSQHSISEQEYDDLFNQLVQLYKDRRKILGSVSGYYGTYAGILGKLDVQERDFVRLIDDYAGLIDSNILWVKSASRFNRQTFESVREALNWLFGPHWEPLAAAILADFKSNHSAYLILILLIPYYLWAQPKLKRKIKFTNENTAHKYSDSFRQTLASLLMTGVMAMPVPAVLMFFYWRLNTAAPTDPFVTALTASLDNLSVQLAFLFLFRHITAGWGPAINHLNLHKESIRWLRRHTSWFLIIYIPIILITEILYTQTVDVEWYNSLGRMLFFAAAAVLMVYLLVIFRPGGKFIAAHIGDHRGGWIDKLKYLFYPLCFIVPAIMIIMAESGYLYAATFLFSKIEQTLLLIFMIILLSAVLSRWLKVTHFKYLVAKKIKAKQILEKTGKENSSEKKPESEIIEQEKVNQQREMEILTAQMKRLIRIAVGLTAIFGLWLIWSETFPAMYELAQIRLWSRTDSLGNEQIFYLFDVLKAIFIAVLAVMLGRNIPGALEMLILKNLPINSGVRFAVNTITRYIIVTAGIIMAFSAVGITWKTVQWLVAAVSVGLGFGLQEIFANFVCGLIILFEQPIRVGDYVTIGDTSGLVTKIQIRATTIRKWDKKEMVVPNKEFIINRLINWSLSDNIIRLDFPVGIAYGSDTKKAEELLYKVAYRHPEVIKTDPKPIVFFQSFGSSALLFEMRAYLNSIENRLKVLHEINNQIDQEFRKAGIEIAFPQQDLHIRSVHAPFSVKTDEPVSQEDSEQKPS, from the coding sequence ATGCTGAATGCTCGTCATATTATATGTGGATTTCAAGTCTTTTTCTTTCTTTTTGCCGGGGCTGCTTTTTCAATCGCGCAGCCTCAGAGTTCTTTAGACTCAACTGCTCTGCCGCCGGCGGGTGAGCCGGCAGTCTCTGAGTCAGCGGTTACCTTGACTATTGAGCAGGTCGAGGCAGAGCTGAGCCGCACCGAATCACTTTCTAATGTTCCCGAGGAGACATTGGCATCGGCCGGAGATTTGCTCAACAAGGCGATAGCCCAGCTCAAATTAGCCCAAAATCACTCACAAACGCGTCAGCAATACATATCAGACCGCCAACAGATACCCCAGCGAAGGGAAGCAGTCAAAGAACAGCTCAGCAATGCAGGGGGTTTTTCTGAACCTCAGGTCCCGGCTGAGATGACACTTGAGCAAATGGAACAGCGTCTCAATGAAGCGCAGACCCAGATTGCCGAGAGCTACCGTGTGTATAAGGAGCTCATGGCAGAGCCTAAACGCCGTGAGCAGCGTTTGGCGGCGATTCCCGCAGAGGTGCTGACGATCAGGGAAACCATCGATTCACTTGAGGCACGATTCAATCTGAAGGCATTCACGGGCGAGGATTTACTCTCGCGGGCAAATATGTACTATATTCAGGCGCAGATACAGGCGAAAAAGGCGCTTCTTGAGAGCCTGTTGGAAGAACAGCTTTTCTACAACACCGCCGGCGAGCTGCTTTCTTTACGCCGCGACCTTTCCGCAAGCAGGCTTGAAAACGACCACAAGACCTTCAGCTTCTGGCAGGAGAAGACCGCCCAGGCGAGGAAAACAGACGCGGAAAAAACAGCCAAAGAGGCTCTGACAGCGAAACAAATCGCCCAGACCGCCCACCCTCTACTCCAGAAGGCCGCCGAGTATAACTCAGAGCTGGCAAAAAAACAGACGCAGATCGTTGCCAAAATTGAAGAGGTTTCTCAGTACAGGCTCAAAATACTTGAAAAGCGGGCCCGCCTCCAGATGGATTATAAAGAGCTTCGTGAAGATATCGAGGTGGCCGGCAAGGTGACAGATGTTATGGGTGTCATCCTGCTGACCAAACGCAACTCACTGCCTGACCCTGCAAAATACAGAAAGAATATAAATGAGCGGCTCTCCGAAATGTCGATAGCCAGATTCGAAAGCCGCAATTTTGACCGTGAATGGGCCAGGCTTGCCAATGTAGAACGAGAGGCAAAGGATGTTATTGAGCAGTCACAGCACAGCATCAGCGAACAGGAGTATGACGACCTGTTCAATCAGCTTGTCCAGCTGTATAAAGACCGGCGGAAAATACTCGGCTCAGTCAGCGGATATTACGGTACCTATGCGGGGATACTTGGCAAACTCGATGTTCAGGAACGGGATTTTGTCAGGCTGATAGATGATTATGCCGGACTGATTGATTCGAATATTCTATGGGTGAAAAGTGCTTCGAGATTTAACAGGCAGACTTTTGAATCTGTTCGGGAAGCGCTCAACTGGCTCTTCGGGCCGCACTGGGAGCCGCTTGCAGCCGCGATTTTGGCCGATTTCAAATCAAATCACTCCGCTTATCTGATTCTGATATTGCTGATTCCGTATTATCTCTGGGCCCAGCCAAAACTAAAACGGAAGATAAAGTTCACCAACGAGAATACGGCTCACAAATATTCAGACAGTTTCAGGCAGACTTTGGCGAGCCTGCTGATGACGGGTGTTATGGCAATGCCTGTGCCCGCTGTTTTGATGTTTTTCTACTGGAGGCTGAATACTGCCGCACCGACAGATCCGTTTGTTACTGCGCTTACCGCATCGCTGGATAATCTTTCTGTTCAGCTTGCATTTTTGTTTTTGTTTCGCCATATCACAGCCGGCTGGGGCCCGGCGATAAACCATCTCAACCTGCACAAAGAAAGTATCAGATGGCTCAGACGCCATACCAGCTGGTTTTTGATTATATACATTCCGATAATACTGATTACCGAGATTCTCTACACACAAACGGTCGATGTCGAATGGTATAATTCGCTTGGCAGGATGCTGTTTTTTGCGGCGGCCGCTGTTTTGATGGTTTATCTGTTAGTGATTTTCCGTCCTGGGGGCAAATTCATTGCCGCGCACATTGGCGATCATCGCGGCGGCTGGATTGATAAACTTAAGTATCTCTTCTACCCGTTATGTTTTATCGTACCGGCGATCATGATTATTATGGCAGAGTCGGGTTACCTTTACGCGGCTACGTTTTTATTCTCAAAAATTGAACAGACGCTGCTGCTGATTTTCATGATAATCCTTCTAAGTGCAGTATTGAGCCGCTGGCTTAAGGTTACACACTTCAAGTATCTCGTAGCAAAAAAAATCAAAGCTAAGCAGATTCTGGAAAAAACCGGCAAAGAAAACTCTTCTGAAAAGAAGCCTGAGAGCGAAATAATCGAACAGGAGAAGGTAAACCAGCAGCGAGAAATGGAGATATTAACTGCACAGATGAAACGGCTCATACGTATTGCCGTTGGACTGACAGCCATATTCGGTTTATGGCTGATCTGGTCGGAGACATTCCCCGCGATGTATGAGCTGGCACAGATCAGGCTATGGTCAAGGACCGACAGCCTCGGCAATGAGCAGATTTTTTATCTTTTTGATGTTCTTAAGGCGATATTTATCGCGGTTCTTGCGGTTATGCTCGGCCGAAACATCCCCGGAGCTCTGGAGATGCTGATTCTGAAAAACCTGCCAATCAATTCCGGTGTGCGTTTTGCCGTCAATACAATTACACGATATATCATCGTAACAGCTGGTATTATTATGGCCTTTTCCGCTGTGGGCATAACCTGGAAAACGGTGCAGTGGCTTGTGGCGGCGGTCTCTGTTGGGCTTGGCTTCGGGCTTCAGGAGATATTCGCCAACTTTGTATGCGGCCTTATAATCCTCTTTGAACAGCCGATACGTGTCGGCGATTACGTTACCATCGGCGATACAAGCGGGCTGGTAACAAAGATACAGATTCGGGCAACGACTATACGTAAATGGGACAAAAAAGAAATGGTTGTGCCCAACAAGGAATTCATCATCAACCGGCTGATAAACTGGTCGCTCAGCGATAATATAATACGCCTGGATTTTCCGGTCGGCATCGCTTACGGCTCGGATACCAAAAAGGCCGAAGAACTGCTATACAAGGTAGCCTACAGGCACCCTGAAGTTATAAAAACAGATCCAAAACCGATCGTGTTTTTTCAGTCGTTCGGCAGCAGTGCGCTTCTCTTTGAGATGCGGGCGTACTTAAACAGCATTGAAAACAGGCTCAAGGTGCTCCACGAGATAAATAACCAGATTGACCAGGAGTTCCGCAAGGCGGGCATAGAAATCGCCTTCCCGCAGCAGGACCTGCACATACGCTCGGTACATGCGCCGTTTTCTGTTAAAACGGATGAACCGGTCAGCCAAGAAGATAGCGAACAAAAACCATCGTGA
- a CDS encoding phosphomannomutase/phosphoglucomutase — protein MDEAIFKAYDIRGIYPDQLDETAAWKIGYATGQYLRSLLHGYERGMENSHAVCVGRDMRTHGESISKSLISGLRSSGADVIDIGMIDTPQMYFAINHLKTCGGIQVTASHNPANYNGFKISGLQAKPVSGDTGLKEIRHIASSLLHTKGNETGSFKQVDLTEQYKKHVLQFLDKNIKPLKIAIDASNGMAARMVPALFGDLPIDIIALNMTYDGTFKHEPNPLDEDNLKELKETVVAEEADAGVCFDGDADRLMVIDEKGRSVSCDLFTALMAPYFLEKHPGTTVIYDLRSSWVVREEIIAAGGTPRRERVGHSFMKKTLRDCHAAFGGELSGHFYYAANFHADSGMITFVHMLNLLSRSGKPVSEMIEPLRRYHGSGEINFKVSDKAKALKELKVRYSDGQYDDLDGVTIQYKDWWFNSRPSNTEPYLRLNVEAKTSELLSEKVAEISGLLNNIS, from the coding sequence ATGGATGAAGCTATTTTCAAGGCTTATGACATAAGAGGTATCTATCCTGATCAGCTCGATGAGACGGCTGCCTGGAAGATCGGCTATGCGACGGGGCAGTATCTCCGCTCGCTTCTGCACGGTTACGAACGCGGCATGGAGAACTCTCACGCCGTCTGCGTAGGCAGGGATATGCGCACTCACGGGGAATCGATCTCCAAATCGCTTATCAGCGGCCTTCGAAGCTCCGGGGCGGATGTTATCGATATCGGCATGATCGATACGCCTCAGATGTACTTTGCCATAAACCACTTAAAGACCTGCGGCGGCATTCAGGTAACCGCTTCTCACAATCCGGCAAATTACAACGGTTTCAAGATCAGCGGCCTCCAGGCCAAGCCCGTCAGCGGCGATACCGGACTCAAGGAGATTCGTCATATCGCTTCGTCACTGCTGCATACCAAGGGTAACGAAACCGGCTCTTTTAAGCAGGTTGACCTCACTGAGCAGTACAAAAAGCACGTACTTCAGTTTCTTGATAAAAACATAAAACCTTTAAAAATTGCAATTGACGCTTCCAACGGAATGGCGGCGAGGATGGTGCCGGCGTTGTTTGGTGACCTGCCGATAGACATTATCGCTTTAAATATGACTTATGACGGCACTTTTAAGCACGAGCCCAACCCGCTTGACGAGGATAACCTCAAAGAGCTCAAGGAAACTGTAGTCGCAGAAGAGGCGGATGCGGGCGTATGTTTTGACGGCGACGCGGACAGGCTTATGGTAATTGATGAAAAAGGCCGCAGCGTCAGCTGTGATCTATTTACCGCTCTTATGGCGCCTTACTTCCTCGAAAAGCATCCCGGTACAACGGTTATCTACGACCTGCGCAGCAGCTGGGTTGTTCGGGAAGAGATCATCGCTGCAGGCGGAACGCCGCGGCGGGAGCGGGTAGGACACTCGTTTATGAAAAAGACACTTCGCGACTGCCACGCCGCGTTTGGCGGTGAGCTTAGCGGGCATTTTTATTACGCGGCCAACTTTCACGCCGATTCAGGAATGATAACATTTGTTCATATGCTCAACCTGCTGAGCAGGAGCGGCAAACCGGTCAGTGAGATGATAGAGCCGCTTCGCAGGTATCACGGCAGCGGGGAGATAAACTTTAAGGTTTCCGACAAGGCCAAAGCTCTCAAGGAGCTTAAAGTGCGTTATTCTGACGGCCAGTATGATGATCTCGACGGAGTTACCATCCAGTACAAGGACTGGTGGTTCAATTCCCGCCCGAGCAATACCGAGCCGTACCTGCGTTTGAATGTAGAAGCCAAGACCAGCGAGCTGCTTAGCGAAAAGGTCGCCGAGATAAGCGGTTTGCTCAACAACATCAGCTAA